One Corynebacterium efficiens YS-314 DNA segment encodes these proteins:
- a CDS encoding restriction endonuclease subunit S: MNNTAVPDGWTQVHVRDLITKKFTGPSPTCDERPIASDDEWGLLKTTAVTWDGWREEAHKVPPASYWGNESIEVRAGDVLITKAGPRHRVGVVVHVRSTRPHLMVSGKMVGLRPRTSVVLPQILAGLLSTKVVQEYLNARTTGMAESQTNFADEALLSAELVLPTMPEQLRIARILDAIDEQIAASRRILSKLRLEAEGVLDRLVQELSPADFVPLADLCTADICYGIVQSGVFVPGGVPVLAIRDLDGDFETGVHLTSRSIDAQYRRSRVAPGDVLLSIKGTIGKVGIVPDTYNGNISREIARIRFSARTDPAFARYYLLSREAQRRLDLAVVGTTRAEVSIHVLKKFAFPSPAIQYQRNVARVMTALQERQESERIALTKLQAMRRGLFEDLLSGRVRVPAEVAS, translated from the coding sequence ATGAATAACACTGCAGTGCCTGACGGGTGGACCCAAGTCCATGTGCGAGACCTAATCACTAAGAAGTTCACTGGACCGAGTCCGACGTGTGACGAGCGCCCAATTGCTAGTGATGATGAGTGGGGGCTACTCAAGACCACCGCGGTAACGTGGGACGGCTGGAGAGAGGAAGCCCACAAAGTGCCACCAGCAAGTTACTGGGGAAACGAATCTATCGAGGTTCGCGCAGGGGACGTTCTCATCACGAAGGCTGGACCTCGTCATCGCGTTGGTGTAGTGGTTCATGTGCGGTCTACGCGGCCTCATCTCATGGTGTCTGGGAAGATGGTCGGCCTTCGGCCAAGGACGTCAGTCGTGCTACCGCAAATACTGGCGGGTCTTCTCTCGACCAAAGTCGTCCAGGAATACCTGAATGCCCGGACGACAGGTATGGCGGAATCTCAGACAAACTTTGCAGATGAAGCATTGCTGTCTGCTGAACTGGTACTCCCTACGATGCCGGAGCAGCTGAGGATAGCGCGCATACTGGATGCGATCGATGAACAGATTGCTGCTTCTAGGCGCATCCTTTCGAAACTGAGACTGGAAGCGGAAGGAGTACTCGATCGGCTGGTGCAAGAGCTTTCGCCAGCCGACTTCGTCCCGCTTGCGGATCTCTGTACTGCGGACATTTGCTATGGCATTGTCCAGTCTGGAGTATTTGTTCCAGGCGGAGTGCCGGTACTCGCTATTCGTGATCTCGATGGCGATTTCGAGACGGGTGTTCATCTGACATCAAGGTCGATTGATGCGCAGTATCGGCGAAGCCGGGTTGCTCCGGGAGACGTCCTGCTCTCGATCAAGGGGACGATCGGTAAGGTGGGTATCGTACCGGATACCTACAACGGCAATATCAGTCGAGAGATAGCGCGAATCCGGTTCTCCGCTCGAACGGATCCGGCGTTTGCACGCTATTATTTGTTGAGTCGAGAGGCGCAGAGGCGGCTCGACCTCGCGGTGGTCGGCACTACTAGAGCAGAGGTATCGATCCACGTTCTCAAGAAGTTCGCGTTTCCATCGCCCGCTATTCAATACCAGCGGAACGTTGCTCGGGTGATGACAGCGCTTCAGGAGAGGCAAGAATCAGAACGCATTGCGTTGACTAAGCTCCAAGCCATGCGGCGTGGCCTCTTCGAGGACCTCCTCTCTGGACGTGTCCGCGTCCCTGCTGAGGTCGCCTCATGA
- a CDS encoding IS3 family transposase, whose translation MDDNRQEFGVEPIIRVLATTSAKIALSTYYAHKSRPPSTRSIRDKQIRRALRRIFHDNYTCYGARKLWAEINREGEFGHVACCTIEHLMAVEGIRGIRRRRKKPATRSVDPADCPVDLVDRDFDVDTPNTLWVADITYIPTTHGWVYAAFVMDAYSREIVGWQITNHMRASLARDALDMALSARLRAGETVSGLIHHSDRGVQYRSVVYGEALAEAKVVASVGSQGDSYDNAMAEALNSVFKAELIDRRIWPALTDVLVESSKWIRWYNNRRLHSSLGYRPPREVHQEWNTLQVHAA comes from the coding sequence ATTGACGACAACCGGCAGGAGTTCGGGGTCGAGCCGATTATTCGTGTCCTGGCCACCACCAGCGCGAAGATTGCCCTGAGCACCTACTACGCCCACAAATCCAGACCTCCCTCAACCCGGTCTATCCGGGACAAACAGATCCGCCGGGCACTGCGCCGGATCTTCCACGACAACTACACCTGTTACGGAGCCCGCAAACTCTGGGCCGAAATCAACCGCGAAGGAGAATTCGGCCACGTCGCCTGCTGCACCATCGAGCACCTCATGGCGGTGGAAGGAATCCGCGGGATCCGGCGCCGGAGGAAGAAACCTGCCACACGCAGCGTTGATCCTGCTGATTGTCCGGTTGACCTGGTCGACCGTGACTTCGATGTGGACACCCCGAACACGTTGTGGGTAGCCGACATCACCTATATTCCAACCACCCATGGGTGGGTCTATGCCGCGTTCGTGATGGACGCCTACTCGCGCGAGATCGTCGGCTGGCAGATCACCAATCACATGCGGGCCTCCCTTGCCAGGGATGCGTTGGACATGGCGTTGTCTGCTCGTCTTCGCGCTGGTGAGACCGTTTCCGGCCTCATCCATCACAGTGACAGAGGAGTGCAGTATCGATCGGTTGTCTACGGTGAAGCTCTGGCGGAGGCGAAGGTCGTGGCGTCGGTCGGTTCCCAGGGTGACTCCTACGATAATGCGATGGCCGAGGCATTGAATTCGGTGTTCAAGGCCGAGCTGATCGACCGGAGGATATGGCCGGCATTAACGGATGTTCTCGTGGAGTCCTCGAAGTGGATCAGGTGGTACAACAACCGCCGGCTGCACTCCTCGTTGGGTTATCGCCCACCGAGGGAGGTCCATCAGGAATGGAACACCCTTCAGGTCCACGCGGCCTGA
- a CDS encoding TIR domain-containing protein — MSIKTVFYSFHYKRDVYRVQMVRNINAIQGDPILGAQEWETVRNQSQPAIVRWIDSQMSHKRAVVVLIGQETASRDWVKYEIKKAWDMNKPMVGVYIHGLASLPIGSTDSKGADPFLKVPGVGNVPTFDPTKFDWLGRIDSKATYANLSQNLEYYVSQARRRVER, encoded by the coding sequence TTGTCTATCAAGACCGTGTTCTACTCGTTCCACTACAAGCGAGACGTGTACCGGGTCCAGATGGTTCGCAATATCAATGCAATCCAGGGGGACCCCATCCTGGGGGCCCAGGAATGGGAGACAGTCAGAAACCAATCTCAGCCGGCGATCGTCAGGTGGATCGACAGCCAGATGAGCCACAAGCGCGCGGTGGTGGTCCTTATTGGCCAGGAGACTGCTTCACGAGACTGGGTAAAGTATGAAATCAAGAAGGCATGGGACATGAATAAGCCCATGGTTGGAGTGTATATTCATGGTCTTGCATCGCTTCCGATAGGTTCAACTGACTCCAAAGGCGCAGACCCATTTTTGAAAGTTCCTGGAGTCGGTAATGTTCCTACTTTTGACCCCACTAAGTTTGATTGGCTTGGCAGGATTGATTCCAAGGCAACGTATGCCAACCTGAGCCAGAACCTTGAATACTATGTTTCCCAGGCACGGAGGCGAGTTGAACGCTGA
- a CDS encoding DUF6338 family protein: MIPVGWSGFLAFVLFVAPGIVYDLRRARTAVPEKESTFREISRVALVSTLCSTPAVFLVLTVLQRIQSAGIDQVPTLQELLTLDLVLVETKLLGTVSVIVGFVAVSMLIAWGLGIRRKSWSRPNLSSTSGWTKALREQLPEGSIPEVTIGTHSGGLWKGRVVHYTADLELENREIVLRPPFEIQLGTEVKHPNPGWSSIVIPAKEISWMAVSYRRIETNTISPAVEPTANLTKD; encoded by the coding sequence ATGATCCCGGTTGGGTGGAGCGGGTTCCTGGCCTTTGTTTTGTTTGTGGCTCCTGGAATTGTCTACGACTTGAGGCGGGCACGAACGGCTGTGCCAGAGAAAGAATCGACTTTCCGTGAAATCAGCCGAGTCGCTCTTGTATCCACCCTTTGTTCTACTCCGGCAGTTTTCCTGGTGTTAACCGTTCTTCAGCGAATACAAAGTGCTGGCATTGACCAGGTTCCCACGTTGCAGGAACTGCTAACGCTAGATCTGGTCTTAGTCGAAACAAAGTTACTCGGGACAGTTAGCGTTATCGTGGGTTTCGTGGCGGTTTCGATGCTCATCGCATGGGGCCTGGGCATCCGTAGAAAAAGCTGGTCACGTCCGAATCTATCTTCAACCTCTGGATGGACCAAGGCTCTCCGAGAACAACTTCCCGAGGGCTCCATTCCGGAAGTCACCATCGGAACTCATAGTGGGGGTCTGTGGAAAGGCCGAGTGGTGCACTATACCGCTGATCTCGAGTTGGAAAACCGTGAAATAGTGCTGCGCCCACCTTTCGAGATACAGCTGGGCACAGAAGTCAAACACCCTAACCCTGGATGGAGCAGCATTGTCATCCCAGCGAAGGAGATCTCGTGGATGGCAGTAAGTTACCGACGTATCGAGACAAACACCATCTCTCCTGCTGTTGAGCCAACTGCAAATCTAACTAAGGATTAG
- a CDS encoding HIT family protein: MFPRHGGELNADTCAFCTIIAGHDPDVREVYRNDHVVAFHPTEPATLGHTLVVPHRHVENVWDLAAEEANHLSQAVLLLSDAVRAAVHPEGLNIIQSNGEAATQTIPHLHVHLVPRFADDSMGDIWPVSTNFSEQKKDEVQSAIQRSVRTNPRFFDIPPNPEDRRKHLDLIQAVIARQSAASASAKSWLLPIITATFGFALTQESWQLGLIGAVVISLFAFLDVSYLHSEQMFRKLYAEVIRPGNQVPLYSLDPMHTNLPTTKEAATSQKKGRRPFLPPWPVWWSWSIAPFYTALLAVSLVVIFAASGSNEAEETGQSDTVHVLIERSNP; encoded by the coding sequence ATGTTTCCCAGGCACGGAGGCGAGTTGAACGCTGATACCTGCGCCTTTTGCACGATCATCGCAGGGCACGATCCGGATGTCAGAGAAGTGTACCGAAACGATCACGTCGTAGCCTTTCATCCCACGGAACCCGCAACACTTGGCCATACACTAGTTGTCCCTCATCGGCACGTGGAGAACGTCTGGGACTTGGCTGCTGAAGAAGCTAATCATCTTTCCCAAGCAGTGTTGCTCTTGAGTGATGCCGTGCGCGCCGCTGTCCATCCGGAAGGGCTCAACATTATTCAGTCCAACGGAGAAGCCGCCACGCAAACAATTCCTCATCTTCATGTCCACCTTGTACCACGCTTCGCAGATGACTCCATGGGCGACATCTGGCCAGTTTCAACGAACTTCTCTGAACAGAAGAAGGATGAAGTTCAGTCAGCGATCCAAAGATCAGTTAGGACAAATCCGAGATTCTTCGACATCCCGCCCAATCCTGAAGATCGGCGTAAACACCTCGATCTCATTCAAGCAGTCATTGCTAGACAATCCGCAGCTTCTGCCTCGGCGAAGAGTTGGCTGCTTCCGATAATCACGGCGACCTTCGGTTTTGCTCTGACCCAAGAATCCTGGCAGTTAGGGCTCATTGGTGCAGTCGTTATCTCGCTATTTGCATTCCTAGACGTCAGTTATCTGCATAGTGAGCAAATGTTTCGAAAGCTCTACGCAGAGGTTATTCGGCCTGGCAATCAGGTTCCTCTGTATTCGCTAGACCCCATGCATACAAATCTTCCAACCACTAAGGAAGCTGCTACGTCTCAAAAAAAGGGAAGAAGGCCGTTCTTACCCCCATGGCCTGTTTGGTGGTCCTGGTCAATTGCCCCCTTCTACACAGCCCTTCTCGCAGTGAGCCTAGTAGTCATATTCGCAGCTTCAGGTAGCAACGAAGCTGAAGAAACAGGACAGAGTGACACCGTCCATGTGCTGATCGAGCGATCTAATCCTTAG
- a CDS encoding type I restriction endonuclease subunit R, producing MSQGPEYTEVEKPLLDQLEGLGWQVIEGSKSDPSVTERDLFRGSILEDRLRAVLLKINPGPDGLPWLDDTRLAEVVSSLTRSEVGKLIELNERMTERLLEGVSVAGLPDWDQGRSQRVHFIDFGDLTNNDFLAISQFRVDEPGGQAKKFVAPDIVLFVNGIPLVVIECKSPYITDPMTEGITQLRRYANQRHLGLPEGNEQLFWTNQFVVSTYGDKARVATFTAGPEHFLEWKDAFPLSRDELASRLGKPAAELTGQELLVAGMLAPSNLLDLVRHFTLFTEVNGRRIKIVARYQQYRAVGRALTRLRTGKTRAQDGESDRRGGLIWHTQGSGKSLTMVFLVRALRSDPVLRAFKVVVITDRTDLEKQLSETAKLSGEGVVRARHTAQLRTILAEKGPALVFAMIQKYRDTDGAGASESRMAADKKNDAPEVLNTDETVVILVDEAHRSQTSTLHANLMAALPNAAKIGFTGTPIMREGKKRTDAIFGSFIDKYTIRQAEHDGAVVPIFYEGRTAKGAVAGGSDLDELFEDMFAEHTDEEIEKLKARYATTGAVLEAPKLIAAKAKSILWHYVSTVLPGGFKAQLSATSRLATVRYREALLAARDDLVAQIERLPQRLVRGAEDGGLDIDGLDRPKQVLVRALPHLELIRMLDFVPVISGSNNDDPTWLQWTDKARQEAVIAEFKKPLGLPGEQTSPVAFLLVRTMLLTGFDAPVEQALYLDRFIQDAELLQAIARVNRTSPGKAAGLVVDYFGVGAHLQKALQAYAPEDAEDAIGALASIADEVPKLRDRHARVVALFAQAGIETFDLDEDIETCVDVLSDDALRARFGVLLKRFLTTLDTILPRPEALPFVADAKRLGLIQKVAWRRYRDDGLGDFNASLYGEKVRALIDEHVTALDIATKIPPVSVTDPDFLAKVKSLTSDKAKASEMEHALRFHIRKNFDEDPARYTKLSERLDEILKTLTGKWDQLSLALKVLLGDITDESSSSRVHEDPLVARFYGLLESEYATSATLPDEVRADIMHLAEDIVVEVLRHAGIVRFWQNPHAQDELRKGIVHQLDDRDLFPFSEQAAIADRLMELARSNQSLIREQLRARGRS from the coding sequence ATGAGCCAGGGCCCCGAGTACACCGAGGTCGAGAAGCCACTGCTTGACCAGTTGGAGGGTCTCGGTTGGCAGGTCATCGAGGGGTCGAAGTCCGACCCGTCAGTCACCGAGCGCGACTTATTCCGCGGCTCGATCCTCGAAGACCGGCTCCGCGCCGTGCTGCTCAAGATCAACCCGGGACCAGACGGCTTGCCGTGGCTCGACGATACGCGCCTGGCCGAGGTGGTCTCGTCGCTCACGCGCTCCGAGGTAGGCAAGCTCATCGAGCTCAACGAGCGAATGACCGAGCGTCTCCTTGAGGGCGTGTCCGTGGCCGGTCTACCGGACTGGGATCAGGGACGCTCCCAGCGCGTCCACTTCATCGACTTCGGCGACCTGACGAACAACGACTTCCTGGCGATCAGCCAGTTCCGGGTGGATGAGCCCGGCGGCCAGGCCAAGAAGTTCGTCGCTCCCGACATCGTGCTGTTCGTCAACGGTATCCCGCTGGTGGTCATTGAGTGCAAGAGCCCGTACATCACCGACCCCATGACGGAGGGGATCACCCAGCTACGTCGTTACGCCAACCAGCGTCACCTCGGCCTCCCCGAGGGCAACGAGCAGTTGTTCTGGACCAATCAGTTCGTGGTCTCGACCTACGGCGACAAGGCTCGTGTCGCGACCTTCACCGCGGGACCGGAGCACTTCCTGGAGTGGAAGGACGCCTTCCCGCTCTCTCGTGATGAACTGGCCTCGCGGCTCGGCAAGCCTGCAGCCGAGCTGACCGGACAAGAGCTGCTGGTTGCCGGGATGCTGGCACCGTCTAACCTGCTCGACCTCGTCCGGCACTTCACCCTCTTCACGGAGGTCAACGGCCGGCGAATCAAAATCGTCGCCCGTTACCAGCAGTACCGCGCCGTCGGCCGGGCGCTCACGCGGCTCCGGACCGGCAAGACACGAGCCCAGGACGGCGAGAGCGACCGCCGTGGCGGTCTGATCTGGCACACCCAGGGATCGGGTAAGTCTCTGACTATGGTGTTCCTGGTGCGGGCACTGCGCTCTGATCCGGTGCTGCGCGCCTTCAAGGTCGTGGTCATCACTGACCGGACCGACCTCGAAAAGCAGCTCTCTGAGACCGCCAAGCTGTCTGGTGAGGGCGTCGTCCGGGCCCGGCATACGGCTCAGCTGCGGACCATCCTGGCGGAGAAGGGCCCTGCACTGGTCTTCGCCATGATTCAGAAGTACCGGGATACGGACGGGGCCGGCGCCAGTGAGAGCCGCATGGCCGCGGACAAGAAGAACGATGCGCCCGAGGTTCTCAATACCGACGAGACCGTCGTGATCCTCGTCGACGAGGCGCACCGCTCCCAGACCTCCACGCTGCACGCCAACCTCATGGCGGCCCTGCCAAACGCGGCCAAGATCGGCTTCACCGGCACCCCGATCATGCGGGAAGGGAAGAAGCGCACCGACGCCATCTTCGGGTCATTCATCGACAAGTACACGATCCGCCAGGCCGAGCACGACGGCGCCGTCGTCCCCATCTTCTACGAAGGACGCACCGCTAAGGGAGCGGTGGCTGGCGGTAGCGACTTGGACGAGCTGTTCGAGGACATGTTCGCCGAGCACACCGACGAGGAGATCGAGAAACTCAAGGCGCGCTACGCCACGACCGGCGCCGTCTTGGAAGCCCCGAAACTCATCGCGGCCAAGGCGAAGTCGATTCTCTGGCACTACGTATCGACGGTACTGCCAGGTGGCTTCAAGGCACAGCTCTCAGCTACCAGCCGCCTGGCCACGGTTCGGTACCGCGAGGCGCTCCTCGCCGCGCGGGACGACCTCGTCGCTCAGATCGAGCGCCTGCCGCAGCGCCTCGTGCGCGGGGCGGAGGATGGCGGCCTGGACATCGACGGGCTCGACCGGCCCAAGCAGGTCCTGGTCCGCGCCCTGCCGCACCTTGAGCTCATCCGGATGCTGGACTTCGTTCCGGTCATCTCGGGCAGCAACAACGATGACCCGACCTGGCTGCAGTGGACCGACAAAGCCCGCCAGGAGGCGGTAATCGCGGAGTTCAAGAAGCCGCTGGGCCTCCCGGGCGAGCAGACGAGCCCCGTCGCCTTCCTGCTGGTGCGCACCATGCTGCTAACCGGCTTCGATGCACCCGTCGAGCAGGCGCTCTACCTCGATCGCTTTATCCAGGATGCGGAACTGCTCCAAGCCATCGCCCGTGTTAACCGGACTAGCCCTGGCAAGGCCGCCGGCCTGGTCGTCGACTACTTCGGCGTTGGCGCCCACCTCCAGAAGGCGCTGCAGGCCTATGCACCTGAGGACGCCGAGGATGCGATCGGGGCCCTGGCCTCGATCGCGGATGAGGTGCCCAAGCTGCGCGATCGGCACGCCCGGGTGGTGGCGCTCTTCGCCCAGGCTGGCATTGAGACGTTCGACCTAGACGAGGACATCGAGACCTGCGTCGACGTGCTCTCAGACGACGCCCTCAGGGCCCGCTTCGGGGTGCTGCTGAAGCGATTCCTTACCACGCTCGACACCATCCTGCCCCGGCCGGAGGCGCTGCCCTTTGTGGCCGACGCCAAGCGGCTCGGCCTGATCCAAAAGGTTGCCTGGCGACGCTATCGAGACGACGGCCTCGGAGACTTCAACGCCTCGCTGTACGGCGAGAAGGTGCGCGCTCTGATCGATGAGCACGTCACGGCGCTCGACATTGCGACGAAGATCCCACCCGTCTCGGTCACTGACCCGGACTTCCTCGCGAAGGTTAAGAGTCTCACCTCCGACAAGGCGAAGGCCTCGGAGATGGAGCACGCCCTGCGGTTCCACATCCGGAAGAACTTCGACGAAGATCCCGCTCGCTACACCAAACTCTCCGAGCGCCTCGACGAGATCCTGAAGACACTTACTGGCAAGTGGGACCAGCTCAGCCTCGCGCTCAAGGTATTACTCGGCGATATCACCGACGAGTCGAGCTCGTCGCGCGTGCACGAGGACCCGCTCGTTGCGCGCTTCTATGGCCTTCTGGAGAGTGAGTACGCTACCAGCGCCACTCTGCCAGACGAGGTGCGAGCGGACATCATGCATCTGGCCGAAGACATCGTCGTCGAGGTGCTGCGGCACGCCGGCATCGTCCGGTTCTGGCAGAACCCGCACGCCCAGGACGAGCTGCGTAAGGGCATCGTCCATCAGCTAGATGACCGCGACCTGTTTCCCTTCTCCGAACAGGCAGCCATAGCTGACCGCCTCATGGAGCTGGCGCGCTCAAACCAGTCTTTGATCAGGGAGCAACTCCGTGCACGGGGGCGCTCATGA
- a CDS encoding SprT family zinc-dependent metalloprotease, which translates to MTAVLQLDDLRVPVEIGGSSRKARLTIEADGSLRLRAAEDVATEELQQFLASRREWVYRKLAEKEALQHEPITKELVDGEGFLYLGRNHRLKIDDMDGAVRLERGRLVLPRHLVATGEASLIAWYQRCGEAWLRPRSGAWAERLRVAAGPIEVADLGHKWGSATAGRRVRIHWATLQLSPSLVDYVLAHELAHLSEPHHGPAFWQLLARVMPDYEERKQELARRGGRLWFGGTS; encoded by the coding sequence ATGACCGCCGTCCTGCAACTTGACGATCTGCGCGTACCGGTCGAGATCGGTGGCAGCAGCCGTAAGGCTCGGCTCACCATTGAAGCCGACGGATCGCTGCGCTTGAGGGCCGCCGAGGACGTGGCGACCGAGGAACTGCAGCAATTCCTGGCATCAAGACGCGAGTGGGTCTACCGCAAGCTAGCGGAGAAGGAAGCCCTGCAGCACGAGCCCATCACCAAGGAGCTCGTCGACGGCGAGGGCTTTCTGTACTTGGGTCGCAACCATCGACTGAAGATCGACGACATGGACGGCGCTGTCCGCCTGGAGCGCGGCCGACTCGTCCTACCTCGGCATCTAGTCGCAACAGGGGAAGCGAGTCTGATCGCCTGGTACCAGCGCTGCGGCGAGGCATGGTTGCGACCTCGCTCCGGGGCATGGGCCGAGCGACTACGAGTCGCTGCGGGACCTATCGAGGTGGCAGACCTCGGCCACAAGTGGGGAAGCGCCACAGCGGGACGGCGCGTGCGCATCCACTGGGCGACGCTCCAGCTGTCACCATCCCTCGTTGACTACGTGTTGGCGCACGAGCTCGCGCACCTGAGCGAACCTCACCACGGCCCCGCGTTCTGGCAGCTGCTCGCCCGCGTCATGCCTGACTACGAAGAACGCAAGCAGGAGTTGGCGAGGCGCGGTGGTCGCCTCTGGTTTGGGGGAACATCGTGA
- a CDS encoding transposase — MPVKYTDELKQRAVELVIHAQADPDTAYGAVARIAGELGLSKETLRVWVRNHKNSGADTPAESVDLAAENRRLRAELAEAKRANEILKKASAFFAAECERPQK, encoded by the coding sequence ATGCCCGTCAAGTACACCGACGAACTCAAGCAGCGCGCTGTTGAACTCGTCATCCACGCTCAGGCCGATCCCGACACCGCCTACGGAGCGGTTGCCCGGATCGCTGGCGAGCTCGGCCTGAGCAAAGAAACCCTACGGGTCTGGGTCCGCAACCATAAAAACTCCGGGGCGGACACCCCCGCCGAATCGGTGGATCTCGCCGCGGAAAACCGCAGGCTGCGCGCGGAACTCGCGGAAGCCAAACGCGCCAACGAGATCCTCAAGAAGGCCTCGGCTTTCTTCGCGGCGGAGTGTGAGCGCCCACAGAAGTAA